A window of Streptomyces gilvosporeus contains these coding sequences:
- a CDS encoding SigE family RNA polymerase sigma factor, whose product MTTPVCKGASTAAVFPTFSSYVRARGPVLLRAARSLSPNPNDAEDLLQTALAKTYVAWERIEDHRALDGYVRRALINTRTSQWRKRKVEEYACDELPEPDPTPVPDPAELQGLRDAMWRAVMRLPARQRAMVVLRYYEDLSEAQTAEVMEVSIGTVKSAVSRALAKLREDPELAMIG is encoded by the coding sequence ATGACCACGCCAGTGTGCAAGGGCGCTTCGACCGCCGCCGTGTTCCCGACGTTCTCGTCCTATGTACGGGCCCGGGGGCCGGTCCTGCTGCGCGCCGCACGGTCGCTGTCCCCCAACCCGAACGACGCCGAGGACCTGCTCCAGACGGCGCTCGCCAAGACCTATGTGGCCTGGGAGCGGATCGAGGACCACCGCGCCCTGGACGGCTATGTCCGCCGCGCGTTGATCAACACCCGTACCTCCCAGTGGCGCAAGCGCAAGGTCGAGGAATACGCCTGCGACGAACTCCCCGAGCCGGACCCCACCCCGGTCCCCGACCCCGCCGAGCTCCAGGGCCTGCGGGACGCCATGTGGCGCGCGGTGATGCGCCTGCCCGCCCGCCAGCGGGCCATGGTCGTCCTGCGCTATTACGAGGACCTCAGCGAGGCCCAGACCGCCGAGGTCATGGAGGTCTCGATCGGCACGGTCAAAAGCGCCGTATCCCGCGCCCTGGCCAAACTCCGTGAGGACCCGGAGCTGGCCATGATCGGCTAG
- a CDS encoding long-chain fatty acid--CoA ligase, protein MLSTMQDVSLTVSRILTHGSTVHGDAQVITWTDTEPHRRTYAEVGHRAAQLAHALREELGAAPEDRIGTLMWNNAEHLEAYLAIPSMGAVLHTLNLRLPAEQLTWIVNHAEDRIILVNGTLLPLLAPLLPQLPSVEHLVVAGPGDRSVLAGASARVHDYEELLTGRPETYDWPDLDEREAAALCYTSGTTGDPKGVLYSHRSLYLHSLQVNNAESFALSPRDLALPVVPMFHVNAWGLPHAAFMAGASLLMPDRFLQPAPLAEMIEAVRPTIGAAVPTIWQGLLAELDAHRREVSCLRTVIIGGSACPPALMRGFEERHGIRVIHAWGMTETSPLGSVGHPPAGVSGEEEWTYRATQGRFPASVEARLIGPDGEQLPWDGASAGELEVRGPWIAGSYFGGAQGEALRPEDKFSPDGWLRTGDVGTITPNGYLTLTDRAKDVIKSGGEWISSVELENHLMAHPGVAEAAVVAVPDEKWGERPLATVVLTDGSALTYEELQAFLGERIARWQLPERWAVIPAVPKTSVGKFDKKVLRRQYADGELDVTHLG, encoded by the coding sequence GTGCTCAGCACGATGCAGGACGTATCGCTCACGGTTTCGCGAATCCTGACCCACGGATCGACCGTCCACGGCGACGCGCAGGTGATCACCTGGACCGATACGGAGCCGCATCGCCGCACCTACGCCGAGGTCGGCCACCGTGCCGCCCAGCTGGCGCACGCACTCCGCGAGGAACTCGGGGCGGCACCCGAGGACCGCATCGGGACGCTGATGTGGAACAACGCGGAACACCTGGAGGCGTACCTCGCCATCCCCTCCATGGGCGCGGTGCTGCACACCCTCAACCTCCGGCTGCCCGCCGAGCAGCTGACCTGGATCGTCAACCATGCCGAGGACCGCATCATCCTCGTCAACGGCACCCTGCTCCCGCTGCTCGCCCCGCTCCTCCCCCAGCTGCCGAGCGTCGAGCACCTCGTCGTCGCCGGCCCCGGCGACCGCTCCGTCCTCGCCGGTGCGTCCGCCCGGGTGCACGACTACGAGGAGCTGCTCACCGGCCGCCCGGAGACCTACGACTGGCCCGACCTCGACGAACGCGAGGCCGCCGCGCTCTGCTACACCTCCGGCACCACCGGCGACCCCAAGGGCGTGCTCTACAGCCACCGTTCGCTCTATCTGCACTCCCTCCAGGTCAACAACGCCGAGTCCTTCGCACTCAGCCCCCGCGACCTCGCGCTCCCCGTCGTCCCGATGTTCCACGTGAACGCCTGGGGCCTGCCGCACGCCGCCTTCATGGCCGGCGCCTCCCTGCTGATGCCGGACCGCTTCCTCCAGCCCGCCCCGCTCGCCGAGATGATCGAGGCCGTACGGCCCACCATCGGCGCCGCCGTCCCCACCATCTGGCAGGGCCTGCTCGCCGAACTCGACGCCCACCGACGCGAGGTCAGCTGTCTGCGGACGGTCATCATCGGCGGCTCCGCCTGCCCGCCCGCCCTGATGCGCGGCTTCGAGGAGCGGCACGGCATCCGCGTCATCCACGCCTGGGGCATGACCGAGACCTCCCCGCTGGGCTCCGTCGGCCATCCGCCGGCCGGGGTGAGCGGCGAGGAGGAGTGGACCTACCGCGCCACCCAGGGCCGCTTCCCCGCCTCCGTCGAGGCGCGGCTGATCGGTCCCGATGGCGAGCAACTGCCCTGGGACGGTGCGTCCGCGGGCGAACTGGAGGTCCGCGGGCCCTGGATCGCGGGCTCCTACTTCGGCGGCGCCCAGGGCGAGGCACTGCGCCCGGAGGACAAGTTCAGCCCCGACGGCTGGCTGCGCACCGGCGACGTCGGCACCATCACCCCCAACGGCTATCTGACCCTGACCGACCGGGCCAAGGACGTCATCAAGTCGGGCGGGGAGTGGATCTCGTCGGTCGAGCTGGAGAACCATCTGATGGCCCACCCCGGCGTCGCGGAGGCCGCGGTCGTCGCCGTACCGGACGAGAAGTGGGGCGAACGGCCGCTGGCGACGGTGGTGCTGACGGACGGCTCGGCGCTCACCTACGAGGAGCTCCAGGCGTTCCTCGGCGAGCGGATCGCCCGCTGGCAGCTGCCGGAGCGCTGGGCGGTGATCCCGGCCGTCCCGAAGACCAGCGTGGGCAAGTTCGACAAGAAGGTGCTGCGACGGCAGTACGCCGACGGGGAGCTGGACGTGACGCACCTGGGGTGA
- a CDS encoding HAMP domain-containing protein: MNALRDGDFTAYAEGAQDGVLADIAGVFNQIVTRNAHLADELQRIRQEIIRQGRLDERITASPGAGSWATNVDAANTVLDAMAVPVFKAARVLDAVADGDLTQHVALHDGNRQLHGDLRRLGIGVNRMVDQLSLFTGEVTRVAREVGTEGRLGGRAKAQGLSGDWLHVTEAVNTMASRLTAQVRDIAVVTTAVARGDLTQQVTVEATGELLELKLTVNKMVDQLRAFADEVTRVAREVGTEGQLGGRAQVRGVSGVWKDLTDNVNFMASNLTWQVRNIAQVTTAVANGDLSQKITVDARGEILELKSTVNTMVDQLSAFADEVTRVAREVGTEGQLGGRAQVRGVSGVWKDLTESVNFMADNLTTQVRNIAQVATAVAEGDLGKKITVEAKGEILELKSTINTMVDQLSAFADEVTRVAREVGTEGNLGGQAQVRGVSGVWKDLTDNVNSMALNLTSQVRNIAQVTTAVANGDLSKKIDVDARGEILELKDTVNTMVQQLRAFADEVTRVAREVGTEGRLGGRAQVHGVSGVWKNLTDNVNFMADNLTSQVRNIAQVATAVAKGDLSKKIDVDARGEILELKTTINTMVDTLSSFSSEVTRVAREVGSEGRLGGQARVEGVYGTWKKLTTNVNELALNLTNQVRAIAEVASAVTQGDMSGSISVEAQGEVAALKNNINLMVANLRETTRAKDWLESNLTRIAGLMQGHRDLVEVADLILRELTPLVNAQFGAFFLAEAGAEPGEGLKFIAGYGTGQADGQRSLPSPGTRGWGLITQAAMEKKRILVDAAPPDYLTISSGLGSAAPASVVILPVLFEDQVLGVIELASFSRFSEVHLAFIDQFANTIGVSINTIIANSRTESLLSESQRLTAELRQRSDELQLTNAELEEKAALLATSSQYKSEFLANMSHELRTPLNSLLVLSRLLADNPDSHLSPQEVEFAVTIHRAGSDLLQLINDILDLSKIEAGRMDVHPKALPLDKLLDYVRATFRPLTIDRGLSFDVKVGENVPRELYSDEQRLQQILRNLLSNAVKFTSAGGVELTVERVPAAGFSEDSLRNADAVVALAVKDTGIGIPAEKLDGIFEAFQQSDGTTNRKYGGTGLGLSISRDMAALLGGRITAESEPGVGSTFTLYIPARYTGTSPSVPATSTAATPSTTRDNAPTLRDVPAAAEKLAERRAEAVAAQGARTTAAAGTGGSAGRGDASGGGGGGDGDAVSDTVAAGAVGERGTDAYAAQPEAYGARPADATATHPGDVFAQPEGPTRTAAQAAPRPSDGLDVAWPETTRLREWLSGRPGRVLADRRILIVDDDIRNVFALTHVLGRVGISVKYAENGREGLEVLDRTPDVSLVLMDIMMPEMDGYEMIKAIRHAPRFADLPVIALTAKAMPGDREKAIESGADDYIPKPVDVDQLLAVICRLLDPQDQTGGAQPAPRGGTDGSEPADGRAKGGQAQGQAGGATSDGGTARPEHTGGGQALDVHPGEAQTDGTTTGEAP, translated from the coding sequence ATGAATGCACTGCGGGACGGGGACTTCACGGCGTATGCGGAGGGCGCCCAGGACGGTGTGCTCGCCGATATCGCGGGGGTCTTCAATCAGATCGTGACCCGCAATGCCCATCTGGCCGACGAGCTGCAACGCATCCGCCAGGAAATCATCCGGCAGGGCCGGCTGGACGAACGGATCACCGCAAGCCCGGGGGCGGGCTCCTGGGCGACCAATGTGGATGCCGCCAATACGGTGCTCGACGCGATGGCGGTGCCCGTCTTCAAGGCCGCACGGGTACTGGACGCGGTGGCGGACGGCGATCTGACCCAGCATGTCGCCCTGCACGACGGCAACCGGCAGCTGCACGGCGATCTGCGCCGACTGGGCATCGGTGTCAACCGCATGGTGGACCAGCTGTCGCTGTTCACCGGCGAGGTCACCCGGGTGGCCCGCGAGGTCGGCACCGAGGGCCGGCTGGGCGGCCGCGCCAAGGCACAGGGCCTCTCAGGCGACTGGCTGCATGTGACCGAGGCGGTCAACACCATGGCCTCACGGCTGACCGCGCAGGTGCGGGACATCGCGGTGGTCACCACGGCGGTGGCCCGCGGCGATCTGACCCAGCAGGTGACGGTCGAGGCCACCGGCGAGCTGCTGGAGCTGAAGCTGACCGTGAACAAGATGGTCGACCAGCTGCGGGCCTTCGCCGACGAGGTCACCCGCGTCGCCCGCGAGGTCGGCACCGAGGGGCAGCTGGGCGGCCGCGCGCAGGTCAGGGGCGTCTCCGGGGTCTGGAAGGACCTCACCGACAACGTCAACTTCATGGCGTCCAACCTGACCTGGCAGGTCCGCAACATCGCCCAGGTGACCACGGCCGTGGCCAACGGCGACCTCAGCCAGAAGATCACCGTGGATGCGCGCGGCGAGATCCTGGAGCTGAAGTCGACCGTCAACACCATGGTCGACCAGCTCTCCGCCTTCGCCGACGAGGTCACCCGCGTCGCCCGCGAAGTCGGCACCGAAGGCCAGCTGGGCGGCCGCGCGCAGGTCAGGGGCGTCTCCGGGGTCTGGAAGGACCTCACCGAGAGCGTCAACTTCATGGCCGACAACCTGACCACCCAGGTCCGCAACATCGCCCAGGTCGCCACCGCCGTCGCCGAGGGCGACCTCGGCAAGAAGATCACCGTGGAGGCGAAGGGCGAGATCCTGGAACTGAAGTCGACCATCAACACCATGGTCGACCAGCTCTCCGCCTTCGCCGACGAGGTCACCCGCGTCGCCCGCGAAGTCGGCACCGAGGGCAACCTCGGCGGTCAGGCCCAGGTCAGGGGCGTCTCGGGGGTCTGGAAGGACCTCACCGACAACGTCAACTCGATGGCGCTCAACCTGACCTCCCAGGTCCGCAACATCGCCCAGGTGACCACGGCCGTGGCCAACGGCGACCTGTCGAAGAAGATCGACGTGGACGCCCGGGGCGAGATCCTGGAGCTCAAGGACACCGTGAACACCATGGTGCAGCAGCTGCGGGCGTTCGCGGACGAGGTGACCCGGGTGGCCCGCGAGGTCGGCACCGAGGGCCGGCTGGGCGGGCGGGCCCAGGTCCATGGCGTCTCGGGGGTCTGGAAGAACCTCACCGACAACGTCAACTTCATGGCCGACAACCTGACTTCCCAGGTCCGCAACATCGCCCAGGTGGCGACGGCGGTGGCCAAGGGCGACCTGTCGAAGAAGATCGACGTGGACGCGCGCGGCGAGATCCTGGAGCTCAAGACCACCATCAACACCATGGTCGACACCCTCTCGTCGTTCTCCTCCGAGGTGACCCGGGTGGCCCGCGAGGTGGGCAGCGAGGGGCGGCTGGGCGGCCAGGCACGGGTCGAGGGCGTCTACGGGACCTGGAAGAAGCTGACCACCAACGTCAACGAACTGGCCCTGAACCTCACCAACCAGGTGCGGGCCATCGCCGAGGTCGCCAGCGCCGTCACCCAGGGCGATATGTCCGGCTCCATTTCGGTGGAAGCCCAGGGCGAGGTCGCCGCGCTCAAGAACAACATCAACCTCATGGTGGCCAACCTCCGCGAGACCACCCGCGCCAAGGACTGGCTGGAGTCCAACCTCACCCGTATCGCCGGGCTGATGCAGGGCCACCGTGACCTGGTCGAGGTCGCCGATCTGATCCTGCGCGAGCTGACTCCGCTGGTGAACGCGCAGTTCGGAGCGTTCTTCCTGGCCGAGGCGGGCGCCGAGCCGGGCGAGGGGCTGAAGTTCATCGCCGGTTACGGGACCGGGCAGGCCGACGGGCAGCGCTCGCTGCCCAGCCCGGGCACCCGCGGCTGGGGCCTGATCACCCAGGCGGCCATGGAGAAGAAACGCATCCTCGTCGACGCCGCCCCACCGGACTACCTCACCATCAGCTCGGGACTGGGCTCCGCCGCCCCCGCCAGCGTCGTCATCCTGCCCGTCCTCTTCGAGGACCAGGTGCTGGGAGTGATCGAGCTGGCGTCGTTCAGCCGCTTCAGCGAGGTGCACCTCGCGTTCATCGACCAGTTCGCCAACACCATCGGCGTCTCCATCAACACCATCATCGCCAACTCCCGTACCGAATCCCTCCTTTCGGAGTCGCAGCGACTCACGGCCGAGCTGCGCCAGCGTTCCGACGAGCTCCAGCTGACCAACGCCGAGCTGGAGGAGAAGGCCGCCCTGCTGGCCACCTCCTCGCAGTACAAGTCCGAGTTCCTGGCCAATATGTCGCACGAGCTGCGCACTCCTCTCAACTCCCTGCTCGTGCTCTCCCGGCTCCTCGCCGACAACCCCGACAGCCATCTCTCGCCGCAGGAAGTGGAGTTCGCGGTCACCATCCACCGCGCCGGCTCCGACCTCCTCCAGCTCATCAACGACATCCTCGACCTGTCGAAGATCGAGGCCGGCCGGATGGACGTCCACCCCAAGGCCCTGCCGCTGGACAAACTCCTCGACTACGTCCGGGCGACCTTCCGCCCGCTCACCATCGACCGCGGCCTGTCCTTCGACGTCAAGGTCGGCGAGAACGTCCCCCGCGAGCTGTACTCCGACGAACAGCGCCTCCAGCAGATCCTGCGCAACCTCCTGTCCAACGCCGTGAAGTTCACCTCCGCCGGCGGCGTCGAGCTGACCGTCGAACGCGTCCCCGCCGCCGGCTTCAGCGAGGATTCCCTGCGCAACGCCGACGCGGTCGTCGCCCTCGCCGTCAAGGACACCGGCATCGGCATCCCTGCCGAGAAACTCGACGGCATCTTCGAGGCGTTCCAGCAATCCGACGGCACCACCAACCGCAAGTACGGCGGCACCGGCCTCGGCCTGTCCATCAGCCGCGATATGGCGGCCCTCCTCGGCGGCCGGATCACCGCCGAGAGCGAACCCGGCGTCGGCTCGACCTTCACCCTCTACATCCCCGCGCGCTACACCGGAACCTCCCCGTCCGTCCCTGCGACCTCCACCGCCGCCACACCCTCCACCACTCGTGACAACGCACCCACTCTCCGTGATGTTCCCGCCGCGGCGGAGAAGCTCGCGGAGCGCCGCGCAGAGGCCGTCGCCGCACAGGGCGCGAGGACGACCGCCGCGGCGGGCACCGGAGGGAGCGCGGGACGCGGCGACGCGAGCGGCGGGGGAGGCGGGGGAGACGGCGACGCCGTCAGCGACACCGTCGCCGCCGGAGCCGTGGGCGAGCGCGGTACGGACGCCTACGCCGCCCAGCCGGAGGCGTACGGCGCACGCCCGGCGGACGCCACCGCCACACACCCCGGCGACGTCTTCGCCCAGCCGGAAGGCCCCACCCGTACGGCGGCCCAGGCGGCCCCCCGCCCCTCCGACGGGCTGGACGTGGCCTGGCCGGAGACGACCCGGCTGCGCGAATGGCTCAGCGGCCGCCCGGGCCGCGTACTGGCCGACCGCCGCATCCTCATCGTCGACGACGACATCCGCAACGTCTTCGCCCTCACGCACGTCCTGGGCCGGGTCGGCATCAGCGTCAAGTACGCGGAGAACGGCCGCGAGGGCCTTGAGGTGCTGGACAGGACACCCGATGTGTCGCTGGTCCTGATGGACATCATGATGCCCGAAATGGACGGCTACGAGATGATCAAGGCGATCCGCCATGCGCCCCGCTTCGCGGATCTGCCGGTCATCGCGCTCACCGCCAAGGCCATGCCGGGCGACCGCGAAAAGGCCATCGAGAGCGGCGCCGACGACTACATCCCCAAGCCCGTCGACGTGGACCAGCTGCTGGCGGTGATCTGCCGCCTGCTGGATCCGCAGGACCAGACCGGGGGCGCACAGCCCGCACCACGAGGCGGGACGGACGGGAGCGAGCCGGCCGACGGGCGGGCCAAGGGCGGGCAAGCCCAAGGCCAGGCCGGTGGCGCGACGTCCGACGGCGGGACGGCCCGCCCCGAGCACACCGGCGGTGGGCAGGCGCTCGACGTGCACCCCGGGGAAGCGCAGACCGACGGGACGACCACCGGAGAGGCCCCATGA
- a CDS encoding GNAT family N-acetyltransferase has protein sequence MSELRTERLLLRDWRGADLAPWAAMNADPEVRAYFPDVLTREQSEASAARFQAALDRRGWGWWAVEVRATGEFIGLARLDPVDADTPFTGVEAGWRLTRTAWGLGYATEAAGAVLSYGFATLTLPEIFAVTTATNLRSRAVMRRLGMTHHTAYDFDDPNVPDGPLRRNVVYRITGEEWPGRSGA, from the coding sequence ATGTCCGAACTCCGAACCGAGCGACTGCTCCTGCGCGACTGGCGGGGGGCCGACCTCGCTCCCTGGGCCGCGATGAATGCCGACCCCGAGGTCCGCGCGTACTTCCCCGATGTGCTCACACGCGAGCAGAGCGAGGCATCGGCGGCGCGCTTTCAGGCGGCTCTCGACCGGCGGGGCTGGGGGTGGTGGGCGGTCGAGGTACGCGCCACCGGGGAGTTCATCGGGCTCGCCAGGCTGGATCCGGTGGACGCGGACACCCCGTTCACCGGGGTGGAGGCCGGCTGGCGCCTGACGCGGACGGCCTGGGGACTGGGCTATGCCACCGAGGCCGCCGGGGCCGTCCTGTCCTACGGCTTCGCGACGCTCACCCTGCCGGAGATCTTCGCCGTGACGACCGCGACCAATCTCCGCTCCCGCGCCGTGATGCGCCGCCTCGGCATGACCCACCACACGGCCTATGACTTCGACGATCCGAACGTGCCGGACGGCCCGTTGCGGCGGAACGTGGTGTACCGGATCACGGGGGAGGAGTGGCCGGGACGGAGCGGGGCGTAG
- a CDS encoding SpoIIE family protein phosphatase, with protein sequence MGTSTAPTEAVSRKGLPANQLAPAGARKFVRTVLMERARRHPPAPGSAALTDRFIDDVLLLVSELVTNAVMYAGTEIDVTCRLEPGRERNGRGHSPVDYEANGTGDGPATMGVVVEVADRHPSRGVHGGVDARSGEPGYGLQLVSAVAESWGVTYRQSEKTVWFRLVAKEGELEIPGPPPPARSPRIEPPAHGPAHPTSPAPAHAAEWADRGGPSFLAETSELLAGQLDQDMVTALAAQLLVPRLADWCAIWLYTEGSGMKLSRVWHVDERRIPPLRADLERENPSAGVRTAGTPWPWPESAGARDTGGSALAFPLVARDTDQGLLLLGRAGHLQMTDTVIRMVEDVARRVAQAVFTARQYTRQTTISRALQRRQLPAALASIEGVDTAIVYEPHGEGQTVGGDFYDIFPMGEHRWCFLLGDVQGKDPEAMSVTGLARHLVRLLAREGHGVESVLGRLNYAMAEDSAEAVELSGEQASSRFLSLLYGELDVESGVSGAHCTVATAGHPPPLHLFADGRVEPASEPQMLLGIDEGTEFQASSFDLAPGETLLCVTDGVTERRCGNWQLDDNDGLADILRDGMGLGAKAMAEHVRRAAHDFGTGPVEDDLSVLVLQAVRAGSGGRG encoded by the coding sequence ATGGGGACATCGACCGCGCCCACGGAAGCCGTGTCCCGCAAGGGGCTACCGGCGAATCAGCTGGCGCCCGCCGGTGCCCGCAAATTCGTCCGTACGGTGCTCATGGAACGGGCCCGGCGGCACCCGCCCGCGCCCGGCTCGGCGGCCCTCACCGACCGCTTCATCGACGACGTCCTGCTGCTCGTCAGCGAACTGGTCACCAACGCCGTGATGTATGCCGGTACGGAGATCGACGTGACCTGCCGCCTGGAGCCGGGCCGGGAGCGCAACGGCCGGGGCCACTCCCCGGTCGACTACGAGGCCAACGGCACCGGCGACGGCCCCGCCACCATGGGCGTCGTCGTGGAGGTGGCCGACCGGCACCCCTCCCGGGGCGTGCACGGCGGCGTGGACGCCCGCAGCGGCGAGCCCGGCTACGGCCTCCAGCTGGTCAGCGCGGTCGCCGAGTCCTGGGGGGTCACCTACCGGCAGTCCGAGAAGACGGTGTGGTTCCGGCTGGTGGCCAAGGAGGGCGAGCTTGAGATACCCGGCCCGCCGCCGCCCGCACGGTCACCGCGCATCGAGCCGCCCGCCCACGGCCCGGCCCATCCCACCTCCCCCGCCCCCGCCCACGCCGCCGAATGGGCCGACCGCGGCGGTCCGTCCTTCCTGGCCGAGACCAGCGAACTCCTGGCCGGGCAGCTCGACCAGGACATGGTCACCGCGCTCGCCGCCCAGCTGCTCGTCCCCCGGCTCGCCGACTGGTGCGCGATCTGGCTGTACACCGAGGGCAGCGGGATGAAGCTGTCCCGGGTCTGGCATGTGGACGAGCGCCGCATTCCGCCGCTGCGCGCGGACCTGGAGCGGGAGAACCCGTCCGCCGGGGTGCGTACCGCGGGCACCCCCTGGCCCTGGCCCGAGAGCGCCGGGGCGCGGGACACCGGCGGCTCGGCGCTGGCGTTCCCGCTGGTGGCTCGGGACACCGATCAGGGCCTGCTGCTGCTCGGCCGGGCCGGGCACCTCCAGATGACCGACACCGTCATACGGATGGTGGAGGACGTGGCACGGCGGGTCGCCCAGGCCGTGTTCACCGCCCGCCAGTACACCCGCCAGACCACCATCAGCCGGGCGCTCCAGCGCCGCCAGCTGCCCGCCGCGCTGGCCAGCATCGAAGGCGTGGACACCGCCATCGTCTACGAGCCGCACGGCGAGGGGCAGACCGTCGGCGGCGACTTCTACGACATCTTCCCGATGGGCGAGCACCGCTGGTGCTTCCTGCTCGGCGATGTGCAGGGCAAGGACCCGGAAGCGATGTCGGTCACCGGACTCGCCCGCCACCTCGTACGGCTGCTGGCCCGTGAGGGGCACGGCGTCGAGTCGGTGCTCGGCCGGCTGAACTATGCGATGGCCGAGGACAGCGCCGAGGCCGTGGAACTCAGCGGCGAACAGGCCAGCTCCCGCTTTCTGAGCCTGCTCTACGGTGAGCTGGACGTCGAATCCGGCGTCTCCGGCGCCCACTGCACGGTCGCCACCGCCGGCCATCCGCCGCCGCTGCACCTCTTCGCCGACGGCAGGGTCGAACCGGCCTCCGAACCCCAGATGCTCCTCGGCATCGACGAGGGCACGGAATTCCAGGCCAGCTCCTTCGACCTGGCCCCCGGCGAAACCCTGCTCTGCGTCACCGACGGGGTCACCGAACGCCGGTGCGGCAACTGGCAGCTGGACGACAACGACGGTCTGGCGGACATCCTGCGCGACGGGATGGGGCTGGGCGCCAAGGCGATGGCGGAGCACGTCCGCCGCGCGGCCCACGATTTCGGTACGGGGCCGGTGGAGGACGATCTGTCGGTGCTGGTCCTCCAGGCGGTCCGCGCGGGGAGCGGCGGGCGGGGGTGA
- a CDS encoding response regulator, giving the protein MTTAPDIPAAILIVDDMEENLVALEAVLGSLSQRVVRARSGEEALKAMLREEFAVVLIDVMMPGMNGFETAANIKGLDQTKDVPIILLTGASVDPNYAYRGYTVGAADFLIKPFDPWLLRTKVNVFLELHRKNHQLAAQAEQLKRLLTSEEPAGEAAPLAVAAGSAPAPEPVPAPPVTEREGPEHPVVATELPGRAEPTTPPEPLRPPEPPETPETPVITLSASSPETHQPADADRPHVQDALTTTGPGEAARLAEVVGELTEIESLLRDTEGPESTGLADRIAGLEQAVGRLMVNRGA; this is encoded by the coding sequence ATGACCACCGCACCCGACATCCCCGCCGCAATCCTCATCGTCGATGACATGGAGGAGAACCTCGTCGCCCTGGAGGCCGTCCTCGGCTCGCTCAGCCAGCGCGTGGTGCGCGCACGCTCGGGCGAGGAGGCACTCAAGGCGATGCTGCGCGAGGAGTTCGCCGTGGTGCTCATCGACGTCATGATGCCGGGCATGAACGGCTTCGAGACCGCCGCCAACATCAAGGGCCTCGACCAGACGAAGGACGTCCCGATCATCCTGCTGACCGGCGCGTCCGTGGACCCCAACTACGCCTACCGCGGCTACACCGTCGGCGCGGCCGACTTCCTCATCAAACCGTTCGACCCCTGGCTGCTGCGCACCAAGGTCAACGTCTTCCTGGAGCTGCACCGCAAGAACCATCAACTGGCCGCTCAGGCCGAGCAGTTGAAACGGCTGCTGACGTCGGAGGAACCGGCCGGGGAGGCCGCCCCGCTTGCCGTTGCGGCGGGCTCCGCCCCGGCACCGGAGCCCGTCCCCGCGCCCCCCGTGACCGAAAGGGAAGGTCCCGAACACCCCGTGGTCGCAACGGAACTTCCCGGACGCGCCGAGCCCACCACGCCCCCGGAACCCCTCAGGCCGCCCGAGCCCCCGGAGACGCCCGAGACCCCGGTGATCACGCTCTCCGCGTCGTCCCCCGAGACCCACCAGCCGGCGGACGCCGACCGCCCCCACGTCCAGGACGCGCTCACCACCACCGGCCCCGGCGAGGCCGCGCGCCTGGCCGAGGTCGTGGGCGAGCTCACCGAGATCGAGTCGCTGCTGCGCGATACGGAAGGCCCCGAATCCACCGGCCTGGCCGACCGCATCGCCGGGCTGGAACAGGCGGTCGGCAGGCTGATGGTGAACCGCGGAGCGTGA